Proteins encoded in a region of the Sugiyamaella lignohabitans strain CBS 10342 chromosome B, complete sequence genome:
- a CDS encoding gag-pol fusion protein (Retrotransposon TYA Gag and TYB Pol genes; transcribed/translated as one unit; polyprotein is processed to make a nucleocapsid-like protein (Gag), reverse transcriptase (RT), protease (PR), and integrase (IN); similar to retroviral genes; GO_component: GO:0005737 - cytoplasm [Evidence IEA,IEA,IEA]; GO_component: GO:0005634 - nucleus [Evidence IEA,IEA]; GO_component: GO:0005634 - nucleus [Evidence IDA] [PMID 9448009]; GO_component: GO:0000943 - retrotransposon nucleocapsid [Evidence ISS] [PMID 9582191]; GO_function: GO:0005524 - ATP binding [Evidence IEA]; GO_function: GO:0003677 - DNA binding [Evidence IEA]; GO_function: GO:0003887 - DNA-directed DNA polymerase activity [Evidence IEA,IEA]; GO_function: GO:0003887 - DNA-directed DNA polymerase activity [Evidence ISS] [PMID 9582191]; GO_function: GO:0003723 - RNA binding [Evidence IEA,IEA]; GO_function: GO:0003723 - RNA binding [Evidence ISS] [PMID 9582191]; GO_function: GO:0004523 - RNA-DNA hybrid ribonuclease activity [Evidence IEA]; GO_function: GO:0003964 - RNA-directed DNA polymerase activity [Evidence IEA,IEA]; GO_function: GO:0003964 - RNA-directed DNA polymerase activity [Evidence ISS] [PMID 9582191]; GO_function: GO:0004190 - aspartic-type endopeptidase activity [Evidence IEA]; GO_function: GO:0003824 - catalytic activity [Evidence IEA]; GO_function: GO:0004519 - endonuclease activity [Evidence IEA]; GO_function: GO:0016787 - hydrolase activity [Evidence IEA]; GO_function: GO:0046872 - metal ion binding [Evidence IEA]; GO_function: GO:0004518 - nuclease activity [Evidence IEA]; GO_function: GO:0003676 - nucleic acid binding [Evidence IEA]; GO_function: GO:0000166 - nucleotide binding [Evidence IEA]; GO_function: GO:0016779 - nucleotidyltransferase activity [Evidence IEA]; GO_function: GO:0008233 - peptidase activity [Evidence IEA]; GO_function: GO:0008233 - peptidase activity [Evidence ISS] [PMID 9582191]; GO_function: GO:0004540 - ribonuclease activity [Evidence ISS] [PMID 9582191]; GO_function: GO:0016740 - transferase activity [Evidence IEA]; GO_process: GO:0015074 - DNA integration [Evidence IEA,IEA]; GO_process: GO:0006310 - DNA recombination [Evidence IEA]; GO_process: GO:0006261 - DNA-dependent DNA replication [Evidence IEA,IEA]; GO_process: GO:0090502 - RNA phosphodiester bond hydrolysis, endonucleolytic [Evidence IEA]; GO_process: GO:0006278 - RNA-dependent DNA replication [Evidence IEA,IEA]; GO_process: GO:0008152 - metabolic process [Evidence IEA]; GO_process: GO:0090305 - nucleic acid phosphodiester bond hydrolysis [Evidence IEA]; GO_process: GO:0006508 - proteolysis [Evidence IEA]; GO_process: GO:0032196 - transposition [Evidence IEA]; GO_process: GO:0032197 - transposition, RNA-mediated [Evidence ISS] [PMID 9582191]; GO_process: GO:0019076 - viral release from host cell [Evidence IEA]): protein MTKELAVTQVDSLEGDTAPFLEGMDKNKTKQWESISHKHGLGNSYSRPKTESNPPPPPYTVETTLLWLRRAKRYVAYRERTQSDADVATDIISLLPKSDYKIQAIHWFEQEPYPWENLWTLLEKQHAQATKNARAKLLNEKCNKISDYPEFLTRKRVEAQHSKLDEDVVISQLIAAVQNVRFRQELERLNSEHKDLTVDDFVRMATLRAEQHVELQGIGKGKSTKWCSIHKSHGHNTKDCSRQTNKSQQTRNPQSVKRPVEATATSQKSIQSVAFSHDAEMINRINQSLEKDPKYSKILQHFRSPQHSPFPGDKKDKLCYSYRNDILCYLGKIVVGVDEDLRENLIKLFHDHWIGGHHGIRRTRQTLTEVFTWPHISEYVEKYVKSCLTCQKFRIRNHAPYGLLEPLPIPDRPFQSISLDFVTSLPESGPRKSTQVLVIVDCFSKYVQCYPCSTNTNAIELATCMKDYFDRFGRPDTIISDRGTQFTSNFWRSFTASRDIKLQFSAAYHPQTDDQTEPMNREVTRHIAEYIKLQHNDWSELLSEATFAINATYNESIKNSPYKVVFGFEPNIHFNFEAAEAYPTMEAK, encoded by the coding sequence ATGACCAAAGAGCTTGCCGTCACTCAGGTCGACTCCTTAGAAGGGGATACGGCACCTTTCCTTGAAGGTATGGACAAGAATAAGACTAAACAATGGGAATCGATTAGTCATAAGCACGGCCTCGGCAATTCCTACTCACGCCCCAAAACCGAATCCAAcccccctcctccacctTATACCGTCGAAACCACACTTCTGTGGCTCAGACGTGCAAAGAGATACGTGGCATATCGTGAACGCACCCAATCAGATGCAGACGTAGCAACAGACATCATCAGTCTCTTACCTAAATCCGATTACAAAATCCAGGCAATTCATTGGTTCGAACAAGAGCCATACCCTTGGGAGAACTTATGGACCCTACTCGAAAAACAACATGCACAAGCGACAAAAAATGCACGGGCCAAGTTGCTTAATGAGAAATGCAACAAGATCTCGGATTACCCGGAATTCTTAACTAGAAAGCGCGTTGAGGCCCAACACTCCAAGTTAGACGAGGACGTGGTGATTAGTCAATTGATTGCGGCGGTACAAAATGTGCGTTTCCGTCAAGAATTGGAGCGACTGAACAGCGAGCACAAAGATTTAACTGTTGACGACTTCGTGCGCATGGCAACCCTGAGAGCAGAGCAGCATGTCGAACTACAAGGGATAGGGAAAGGGAAATCAACCAAATGGTGCTCGATTCACAAGAGCCACGGACACAACACAAAGGACTGCAGTAGACAGACGAACAAAAGTCAACAAACACGCAATCCCCAATCCGTGAAACGACCGGTGGAAGCGACAGCTACTTCTCAAAAGTCAATACAATCTGTGGCCTTTTCGCACGACGCCGAGATGATCAATCGGATAAATCAATCTCTGGAGAAAGATCCTAAGTACTCAAAGATTCTTCAACACTTCCGTAGTCCCCAACACAGTCCATTCCCAGGCGACAAGAAGGATAAACTTTGTTATTCTTATAGAAATGATATTTTGTGTTACCTGGGAAAAATTGTCGTAGGAGTGGATGAAGATTTACGTGAGAATTTGATCAAACTTTTCCACGATCATTGGATTGGCGGTCATCACGGAATTCGTCGCACGAGACAAACATTAACTGAAGTTTTCACATGGCCCCACATCAGCGAGTATGTGGAAAAATACGTCAAAAGTTGCTTGACATGTCAAAAATTCCGAATACGCAACCACGCACCATACGGCCTCTTAGAGCCTTTACCGATCCCCGATCGCCCTTTCCAATCCATATCATTAGATTTTGTAACGAGCTTGCCGGAATCTGGTCCCCGGAAGTCAACTCAGGTTCTAGTGATTGTTGACTGCTTCAGCAAATACGTCCAGTGTTACCCATGctccaccaacaccaacgCCATAGAACTCGCAACGTGTATGAAAGACTACTTCGACCGCTTTGGCCGTCCCGACACCATCATCTCAGATAGAGGCACGCAATTTACATCAAACTTTTGGCGATCATTCACCGCGAGTCGAGATATTAAACTTCAGTTCTCCGCTGCATACCACCCTCAGACGGATGATCAGACAGAACCCATGAACAGGGAAGTCACACGCCATATCGCGGAATATATTAAACTTCAGCACAACGATTGGTCTGAGTTATTGTCGGAAGCCACCTTCGCCATCAACGCCACTTATAATGAATCTATCAAGAACAGCCCTTATAAGGTAGTGTTTGGGTTCGAACCCAATATTCATTTCAATTTTGAAGCCGCGGAAGCTTATCCAACAATGGAAGCCAAGTGA
- the EXO70 gene encoding Exo70p (Subunit of the exocyst complex; the exocyst mediates polarized targeting and tethering of post-Golgi secretory vesicles to active sites of exocytosis prior to SNARE-mediated fusion; PtdIns[4,5]P2-binding protein that localizes to exocytic sites in an actin-independent manner, targeting and anchoring the exocyst with Sec3p; involved in exocyst assembly; direct downstream effector of Rho3p and Cdc42p; relocalizes from bud neck to cytoplasm upon DNA replication stress; GO_component: GO:0005933 - cellular bud [Evidence IEA]; GO_component: GO:0005935 - cellular bud neck [Evidence IEA]; GO_component: GO:0005935 - cellular bud neck [Evidence IDA] [PMID 18946089]; GO_component: GO:0005935 - cellular bud neck [Evidence IDA] [PMID 22842922]; GO_component: GO:0005934 - cellular bud tip [Evidence IDA] [PMID 10207081]; GO_component: GO:0005934 - cellular bud tip [Evidence IDA] [PMID 17717527]; GO_component: GO:0005934 - cellular bud tip [Evidence IDA] [PMID 18946089]; GO_component: GO:0005934 - cellular bud tip [Evidence IDA] [PMID 22842922]; GO_component: GO:0005737 - cytoplasm [Evidence IDA] [PMID 22842922]; GO_component: GO:0000145 - exocyst [Evidence IEA]; GO_component: GO:0000145 - exocyst [Evidence IDA] [PMID 8978675]; GO_component: GO:0000131 - incipient cellular bud site [Evidence IDA] [PMID 18195105]; GO_component: GO:0043332 - mating projection tip [Evidence IDA] [PMID 19053807]; GO_component: GO:0005886 - plasma membrane [Evidence IDA] [PMID 17717527]; GO_component: GO:0005628 - prospore membrane [Evidence IDA] [PMID 24390141]; GO_function: GO:0017049 - GTP-Rho binding [Evidence IPI] [PMID 10207081]; GO_function: GO:0017049 - GTP-Rho binding [Evidence IDA] [PMID 10588647]; GO_function: GO:0017049 - GTP-Rho binding [Evidence IPI] [PMID 19955214]; GO_function: GO:0005546 - phosphatidylinositol-4,5-bisphosphate binding [Evidence IDA] [PMID 17717527]; GO_process: GO:0006893 - Golgi to plasma membrane transport [Evidence IMP] [PMID 17339375]; GO_process: GO:0007266 - Rho protein signal transduction [Evidence IDA,IGI,IPI] [PMID 19955214]; GO_process: GO:0001927 - exocyst assembly [Evidence IMP] [PMID 15583030]; GO_process: GO:0001927 - exocyst assembly [Evidence IMP] [PMID 18946089]; GO_process: GO:0051601 - exocyst localization [Evidence IGI] [PMID 17717527]; GO_process: GO:0051601 - exocyst localization [Evidence IGI] [PMID 18946089]; GO_process: GO:0006887 - exocytosis [Evidence IEA,IEA]; GO_process: GO:0006887 - exocytosis [Evidence IGI] [PMID 15583030]; GO_process: GO:0006887 - exocytosis [Evidence IMP] [PMID 17339375]; GO_process: GO:0006887 - exocytosis [Evidence IGI] [PMID 17717527]; GO_process: GO:0015031 - protein transport [Evidence IEA]; GO_process: GO:0006810 - transport [Evidence IEA]; GO_process: GO:0090522 - vesicle tethering involved in exocytosis [Evidence IC] [PMID 8978675]) gives MALQVSAAEVHVLEETLAKVSSLTGQVNATLGKISSNADFAEKAITPISGRTKMFAILTRSVDSSLSVIEEIRGYANITGECETIIKAGPEASGISTYINTIERLHTSLDELMKSQLRKFYKVVDKTEALIKSGNNQLKEYFRSILASAYEQVDINKCLEGAKTTPNNTAQMPSLSDENVNTVATLFEYFRLSKQSLDDLYVEMATRVVSTSLAPFHKEALKARTASSMTSYKPGTCALNPYAIAVRGLIVARADDLTLIGAKTDNDKQKMYLLDQVTKVLLNDFIQVCTTINDFINKNMETEQILVFEVVDAIMAITGTLRMILIPVPANLTELMAKAKATAKRVFVEFLKMVESKVNSATYSPGEQFVPTLDIMSKLKQIAEFKNGAPAAIEGLAPGSWMPQPEPEWKRSVKGLSSITTQTGNDPWNTLSAFFSDAIDALILTLELRLSASGKKDHQIGLTLLLNLAFIESYITKSNVSAVLSVAGAERLQRLRKHAFDLFLRAWHKVSHGLMETTLPAGKQLSSKDREVVKEKFKVFNAEFEALLTRHKSLNIKDVAIKQESVKEIKSLVGPIYYKFYDRHKGGDFTKNIDKYIKYDKVSLDKAINTLLL, from the coding sequence ATGGCGCTTCAAGTCAGTGCTGCAGAAGTACATGTTCTTGAAGAAACGCTGGCTAAAGTAAGCTCATTGACTGGTCAAGTCAATGCTACGCTGGGGAAGATATCATCGAACGCTGACTTTGCCGAGAAAGCAATTACGCCAATATCTGGACGAACTAAAATGTTTGCTATTCTCACTAGAAGCGTTGATTCCAGTCTATCGGTAATTGAGGAGATTCGTGGATATGCTAATATAACTGGTGAATGTGAAACCATCATTAAAGCTGGTCCGGAGGCTAGCGGTATTTCAACATATATCAATACAATTGAACGACTGCACACGTCACTGGATGAATTGATGAAGAGTCAACTGAGAAAATTCTATAAAGTGGTGGATAAAACTGAAGCACTGATTAAATCAGGGAACAATCAACTCAAGGAATATTTCCGATCGATACTGGCATCAGCATATGAGCAAGTCGACATAAACAAATGCCTTGAAGGAGCCAAAACGACTCCTAATAATACAGCTCAAATGCCCTCTCTATCTGATGAGAATGTTAATACGGTTGCTACTTTGtttgaatatttcagaCTGTCGAAACAAAGTCTAGATGATTTATATGTTGAAATGGCAACAAGAGTAGTCTCAACATCGCTAGCTCCGTTTCATAAGGAAGCTCTTAAAGCCAGGACTGCGTCAAGTATGACTTCTTATAAACCAGGCACCTGTGCACTAAATCCATATGCCATTGCTGTGCGAGGGCTAATAGTAGCCAGGGCGGATGATTTAACTCTTATTGGTGCCAAAACCGACAACGACAAGCAGAAGATGTATCTTCTTGACCAGGTCACTAAAGTGTTGTTAAACGACTTTATTCAGGTTTGCACGACTATCAATGAttttataaacaaaaatatgGAGACTGAACAGATCTTGGTATTTGAAGTGGTTGATGCTATCATGGCGATTACAGGTACGCTGAGAATGATACTCATACCAGTACCGGCTAATTTAACGGAACTCATGGCAAAGGCCAAGGCTACAGCTAAAAGAGTATTTGTGGAATTCTTGAAAATGGTTGAATCCAAAGTCAATTCTGCAACTTATTCACCGGGTGAACAATTTGTTCCTACTCTCGATATCATGTCCAAATTAAAGCAAATTGCAGAATTCAAAAATGGTGCACCTGCTGCTATAGAAGGGTTGGCCCCTGGGTCATGGATGCCTcaaccagaaccagaatgGAAAAGGTCCGTTAAAGGACTGTCATCAATTACCACGCAGACAGGTAATGACCCGTGGAATACATTATCAGCATTTTTTTCGGATGCCATCGATGCTCTGATACTGACCCTTGAGCTTAGACTATCAGCTAGCGGCAAGAAAGATCATCAAATAGGACTGACACTGCTGCTAAATCTAGCATTTATTGAGTCATATATAACAAAGAGCAATGTGTCTGCAGTTCTCAGTGTAGCAGGAGCCGAACGACTTCAGAGACTGCGGAAACATGCGTTTGATTTGTTTCTCAGAGCATGGCACAAAGTATCTCATGGACTCATGGAGACGACGTTACCAGCTGGCAAGCAGCTCAGTTCCAAAGACAGAGAAGTGGTTAAAGAGAAATTTAAGGTATTCAACGCGGAGTTTGAAGCGCTCCTCACCCGCCACAAATCACTCAACATTAAAGACGTAGCAATTAAACAGGAATCTGTCAAAGAGATCAAGTCCCTGGTAGGCCCTATATATTATAAGTTCTACGACAGACATAAGGGAGGTGATTTCACAAAGAACATCGACAAGTATATAAAGTACGACAAAGTCAGCCTGGACAAGGCGATTAATACTCTTTTATTATAG
- the MNN11 gene encoding Mnn11p (Subunit of a Golgi mannosyltransferase complex; this complex also contains Anp1p, Mnn9p, Mnn10p, and Hoc1p, and mediates elongation of the polysaccharide mannan backbone; has homology to Mnn10p; GO_component: GO:0005794 - Golgi apparatus [Evidence IEA,IEA]; GO_component: GO:0000136 - alpha-1,6-mannosyltransferase complex [Evidence IPI] [PMID 9430634]; GO_component: GO:0016021 - integral component of membrane [Evidence IEA,IEA]; GO_component: GO:0016020 - membrane [Evidence IEA]; GO_function: GO:0000009 - alpha-1,6-mannosyltransferase activity [Evidence IDA] [PMID 10635561]; GO_function: GO:0016740 - transferase activity [Evidence IEA]; GO_function: GO:0016757 - transferase activity, transferring glycosyl groups [Evidence IEA]; GO_function: GO:0016758 - transferase activity, transferring hexosyl groups [Evidence IEA]; GO_process: GO:0006487 - protein N-linked glycosylation [Evidence IMP] [PMID 23210626]; GO_process: GO:0006486 - protein glycosylation [Evidence IDA,IMP] [PMID 10635561]) codes for MSSLGINLRPRKRSSVSLPRFQTPELDLAESDNDVSSSAIEESPASSSSALASASESLHSTSKSKTNQAMSSSSDHLDPENGHYLDYDRKIHHNRNRSSFSYSYPSNDGSGSWSMKSKTVSFDTDKATTYVGILAFCLLTLYIISGLISSNPNGYVPIIADSAHVELTNDPIIIPKMNDLALFKSRGVPKRAPNDNAKEVKEKPGSSVSNAHGGAAAPGSGPGSTTSFVFDGGKHGPSPSVVVVMGIDYEKYKPDYLTKIIENRVEYAKAHGYGTYMRFVQEFKSHYSDSSSSSSSWAKLDIMRAAFLAFPKAKYFWYIDQSALIMNPLIDIEQEFISSKELENKMLKGIPVVKSADFIKTYKFTKPEDIKMVISQDTVGLNPASFIIHNSDYGISLLEFWGDQLYRTYGQFTESEASALNHLTQWHPCFLSKLAVVPAKYLCSYPPTSPLVKKDPTLAYTDGDFVVQLDCDPHVKTCNDVFQRFWNGRGRVNL; via the coding sequence ATGTCTTCGCTAGGTATCAATCTAAGACCTAGAAAGAGATCGTCTGTTTCATTGCCTCGTTTCCAGACACCAGAGTTAGATCTCGCCGAATCTGATAACGACGTTTCTTCGTCTGCTATTGAAGAGTCCCCTgcatcgtcttcgtctgcattagcatcagcatcggAATCACTACATTCAACTAgtaaatcaaaaacaaaccaagCCatgtcgtcatcttcagacCATTTAGATCCTGAAAATGGCCATTATCTTGATTACGACCGGAAAATCCACCACAATCGTAATAGATCCTCATTTTCATACTCTTATCCATCCAACGATGGAAGTGGCTCATGGAGtatgaaatcaaaaacagtTTCGTTTGATACTGATAAGGCCACCACCTATGTAGGTATCCTTGCCTTTTGTCTACTTACATTGTACATCATTTCTGGTTTAATATCTTCTAATCCAAATGGTTATGTACCAATTATCGCCGATTCGGCTCATGTCGAGCTAACAAATGATCCTATAATCATCCCCAAAATGAACGATTTGGCTCTGTTCAAAAGTCGAGGTGTACCAAAGCGTGCTCCTAATGATAATGCTAAAGAAGTCAAGGAAAAGCCTGGTAGTAGTGTTAGTAATGCTCAtggtggagctgctgcCCCTGGCTCGGGACCTGGCTCGACCACTTCGTTTGTGTTCGACGGTGGTAAGCATGGCCCTTCTCCATCAGTAGTTGTAGTTATGGGAATTGACTACGAGAAATACAAGCCTGACTACTTGACAAAAATCATCGAAAACCGTGTCGAGTACGCCAAAGCTCATGGCTATGGAACTTATATGAGATTTGTACAAGAGTTCAAATCTCACTATAGTgactcatcttcttccagttCTTCATGGGCCAAGCTCGATATTATGAGAGCGGCTTTCCTGGCGTTTCCAAAAGCAAAATACTTTTGGTATATTGATCAGTCCGCATTAATTATGAATCCTCTGATTGATATCGAACAAGAATTTATTTCATCCAAGGAGCTTGAGAATAAAATGTTGAAGGGAATTCCAGTTGTTAAGTCGGCTGACTTTATCAAAACATATAAGTTTACCAAGCCTGAAGATATAAAAATGGTCATCAGCCAGGATACTGTTGGTCTTAATCCGGCGTCATTTATCATACACAACTCCGACTATGGAATCAGTCTGCTGGAGTTTTGGGGGGACCAGCTTTACCGTACTTATGGCCAATTCACAGAGTCTGAGGCATCGGCGCTTAATCATCTTACCCAATGGCACCCATGCTTTTTGTCAAAATTGGCCGTAGTCCCCGCCAAATACCTCTGCTCATACCCACCCACTTCGCCCCTCGTCAAGAAGGATCCTACTCTGGCGTATACGGACGGTGACTTTGTGGTCCAACTGGACTGTGACCCTCATGTCAAGACCTGTAATGACGTCTTCCAGCGATTCTGGAATGGCCGTGGCCGTGTAAACCTTTGA